In Mycobacteriales bacterium, the sequence ACGACGATGTGGCCGGACTGCTCGACCAACTCGGAATCGATCGCGCCTCTCTTGTCGGCTGTTCCTTCGGCGGTTCGGTCGCCATCGATGCCGCGTTGGCGTATCCGGGCCGGGTAGCCGCGTTGGCGCTCTTCGGGTCGGTGGTGTCGGGCTATCGGCTGCCGGGTTTCGGCGACCTGTGGGACCGGATCGTCGGCGACGTCGACGAGGACGATCTCGACGCCATGGCGGCCGCCGAGGTGAGGTTCTGGGTCGTGGGTCCGGCGCGCCGCCCCCAGGACGTCGACGCCGGTCTGATCTCGTTCGCCGAGGCCATGGACCGGCAGGCGCTCCAGGCCGAGGCCGCCCTCGAACAGGTCGACGTAGGGGACCTCGACCCACCGGCCGCGCAACGGCTCGGCGACATCGCCGTACCGACATTGGTGGCTGCCGGCGGCGCGGATATTCCCCAGATCCGGCGCCTGGCTGATCACCTCGGAGCGGAGATCCCGCAGGCGCGACGCCTGGTCGACGTACCCGACACCGGCCACCTGCTGCCCCTTGAGCGCCCGGATCTCGCTGGACGGGCATTGATCGACTTCCTGTCCGAGCAGAATCGGGCCTAGCGACGGCGCACGCCTGACCGGGTGTTCGACGCAAACCCCGCCGGTAGTGCCGTCGGGCGAGGACACTGAGGCAGAACTACTGCGAAACGGTTGACGGGGGACAACAATGAGCGCCGACCCGTTCGCGGGTCGGCCGGCGACGGCGCCATCGTCGTGGGCCGCACCCCTGGCTTTGGTCGTCCTTGTCGGCGCGGTGAGCGCGGGAGCCAACTTCGCAAGTGACACCGCGGCGACGGTGATCCGCGCAATCAGCGGCGCCGTCGTGGTCGCTGCTCTCGTCTACGGCGCCCGCAAGAACGATGCAACTCCTCGCGCGGCGTGGACGATCATCGCGACCGCCATCGCCGTCTGGGTCACCGGAGACGCGCTCTGGGGTGTGCTCCAGGCCGACCACCTGAACGCGGGGTCGCACTGGTTCATCGTTCCGAATGTCCTTTACCTCATCACCTATCCGGCCCTCTTCGTCGCAGTCGTGCTCCTCGTCGGGCGAAAAGGTCGACCGGGCAGACTCTCCAACGTCATCGACTGCGCGATCCTCTCGCTCGCCGGGGCTCTGATCCTGCGTACGTTCCTCGTCGACGCCCACTTCAACGGCACGACCCTCGACAACATCTTCAGCGCCGCCTTCCCACTCGGCGACGCACTGCTGCTCGGGGCCGTCGCCTGGCTGCTGTTCGAGTCCGGGTTGCGCAACCCGTCCGCCTGGCTGTTCGCGGGCGGGATGGCGCTGATGCTGACCACCGATGTCATCTGGGACCTGGAGGTACGGTTCTCCTCCTTCCACGGTGCGTCCTGGGTCAATCCGTCGTATCCGGTGGCCTACGCCCTCATCGCCGCGGCTGCATTACACCCGGCGGTGGCCCGCCTGTCCGGTCGGGCGCAGCCCGCGCTGCGCTACCACCATCCGGCCCGGCTCGTGTTCCTCTCCGTGTCCCTCTTCGTGGTGTCGTTCGTCGCATGGCGCGGAAGTCGCCACGACATCCTCATCGAGCTGTGCACCGTGGGCCTCGTGATCGTGATCGTGATCCGGTTCGCCGTACTCGTCCGGAGTACCGAGAAGGCCTACGAAAAGGCGGACACCAACGAACGACGGTTCCGGCTCCTGGCCACCGCGGCACCCGTCGGGATCTACGAGACGGACGCCGACTTCCGGATCGTCTTCGCCAACGAAGAAGCCGAGCAGCTCGCGGGAAGCTCGGTGATCGGGATGACGCCCGGCAAGCTGCTGACCTACGCCGTCGACGAGCGGGATCGGGAAGCGATCCGGCAGGCGCTCGACGACGTCGGGTCCGGCCGCCGCGCCTCAGCCCAGTTCCGGGTTCGCGGCGCGGACGGCGAGAAACACTGGGTCGCCTGGTACGGGACGCCCTCCCAAGAGGGCTCCGGACCGTTCGCCGGGGCTCTGGCCTCCACCATCGACATCACCGCGCTCAAGGACGCCGAGGCCAAGCTCGCCCGGCAAGCGACCCACGACCCGTTGACCGGCCTGCCCAATCGCCGCCTGCTCTTCGACCGGCTCGGCCGGTCGCTCGCGCGGCTGGCGCGGCAACCGGGGACGATCGCGGTCCTGTTCCTCGACCTGGACAACTTCAAGCCGGTCAACGACGAGCTCGGCCATGAGGCCGGTGACGAGCTGCTCGAAATCGTGGCGCGGCGTCTGGCCGACACGACCCGCGACGAGGACACCGTCGCGCGGTTCGGCGGCGACGAGTTCGTCGTCATCCTCGAACGGGTGGCCGGCCGCGGCCACGCGGCGACGGTCGCCACCAAGATCATCGAGGCGATCGGTGCGCCGGCACCGCTGCAGCCCGGGCGAGCCGAGGTCCAGGCCAGCGTCGGCATCGCGCTCACCGCAGACACCGACAAAGACCCGGACGCCTTGCTGCACGATGCGGACGCCGCGATGTACCTCGCCAAGGAGGCCGGCGGCGCGCGTTACCGGTTCTTCGACGACACCGTGGTCGACGACGAAAGCGTGCGTGCCCGCTCGGCGACTAGCCGGCGTAGGGACTGAGCGTGATGTCGACGAACTGCACCGCCTCGACCCACGCGACCAGCTCTTTCGGGACGCAGTAGGCGGAGATCAGTGACGACCGGTCGGCGATCGCCTTCTGCAGCGGCACCCGGCCCGCCGCGCCCGGGTGGGCGGCGCCGACGCTCTTAGCGAGCGCCCTCATCTCCGCCGGGCTGTTGTCGCAGGTGGTTCGGGCCGCCTGTGCTGCTTCCCCGGGACCCATCAATGGCGGCACCAGGCCTTTGTTCCGGTCGAGTTGGGCGTAGGCGGAGTAGTCGCTTCCGCGGGCCGGCTTGGCGGGCGCGGAGGCGACCACCGGCGCGGCACTGGCCGACCCCACGGCCGTCGGTGTCGCGGACTGTGCAGTCGGCGCGACCGGGTCAGTCTTCCTCGGAGTCGTCGCCGTACATCCGGACACGGCCACCATGAGTACCGTCGCGGCGGCGAGAAGGGCCAGGCGTGCGTCCACAAGCTTCTCCAAGAGGGCCGCTCCCGAGACCGAACGCCCGGTCGAGCCGCCCCGCTGATCCTCGTCGCTGGGGTGGCTCCTGTCCAGCCGGACAGGCATTGCGGCCGAGCATGCACCGGTAGCCGCAGATTCTGTCGGAGACCGGAATCAATTGTCGGGACGACATTCATAAAAGCCGCCCGGGGCATTCTGAAAGCGTCGCGGCGTACGTTTATTGGTCCTCGCAGCAGATTTCTTCAACAATGCTACGACGAACATCGGCTACGCCAGATCTGAGATCACTGAGCGCGAGCCGGCGGCCGGGTTCGGGGGTCGGCGGCACCGAGCGGGGGACGTCAGCCCTCGGTCAGCGAGCGCAGCTTCTCGGTGATCTCGGCGCCGTGCACGGGGAGCCCATCCGGGTCGAGCAGCCCGACCTGGACGAGCACCGAGGCCTGGTCCCACCACAGGTGCTCGTGGTCGATGAGGCCATCGGCGAAGCCGATCACGCCGACGACGCCGACCTCGATCCGCCGGCCGGTGGCGGGCACCCCCGGCAGGATCCAGGAGACCTTCCGGTCGTGCGTCATGGTCACGATCATTTCGTCGACGATGCGCTCGGTCCCGACCGTCCGGCTGACCGACTCGACGACGAAGTCGGCCGGAACCTCGGGGATGAACGTCTCGGTGTAGAACGCACGCACCCGGCGCCCACCCTGCGCCCCGATAAGGGTCGGTAGATGCATCACGTAGGGCTCCGCGACCATCGTGGCCATCGTCGCGTCGACGTCGTGCGCGGCGAACTCGCCCGCGGTGTGGGCGTCCCAGAGCCGCTCCATCTCGGCCGGTTCCATGCCGTCTCCCCTCGTGCTCCTCAGTGGATGCAGTCGGCGTCGTGAGCTGACGGCCGTGGCTAGTGGCGGTCGGGCGGGACGTTGAGCGAGATCAGGGAGACCGGTCCGGTGCCGTCGGCCGGAACGCTCACCTCGGTCAGCGCGGCGTTGTCCAGCCGGGGAAAGACGGTGCGGTAGCGGGGTATCGGGATATCGAGCAGCCGGCAAAGCGCCAGGCGCAGCAGGGTGTTGTGCGCGACGACCAGGATCATGTCACCGGCGTATTCGGTCGCGAGTCGCCGAAGCGCCTCGGCCGAGCGGTCCGCCGCGATCTCCGGCTCCTCGGCGCCGGGAAAGGGGTGAGCGACCGGATCCCGGCGGAAGCGGTCGACCATGTCGGGGTCGAGGCGCCGTAACTCCGCGATCGTCGCGCCCTCCGCGACGCCGAAGTCGACCTCGGTCAACGCGTCGACGACGACCAGATCCCGTCCGGCGGCTCGGGCGCTGGGACGCGCGGTCTCGATCGCACGTCCGAGCGGGGAGCTCACGACCGCGTCCGGCCGCTCGCGACCGGCCCAGGAGGCCAAGGCCGCGGCCTGCGACCGACCGACGTCGGTCAGGTCGACCTCGGTCCGTCCGGCGTACCGGTTCTCGGCGTGCCAGACGGTCTCGCCGTGCCGGGTGAGGACCAATCGGGCCGGCGCGGCCATGCCGCTGTTCCGCTCCGGCACTTGCCCTCCCGTCGTTCGTCACTCACATCACTCGGGTGATGCGCGCAAAGCCGCGTGCGCGCCAACAGTATCCGGGACGGCGCGCTCGTACGCCGCCGCGACCGCGAGTGCGGTGGCGTCGTCGAACCGACGGCAGAGGATCTGCATCCCCGTGGGCATTCCGTCGTCGCCCGGGCCCATCGGGACGGTGGTCGCCGGCTGGCCGGTGAGGTTGGCCGGCAGGGCGAGGGTGCACCAGTCGTCGAAGAAGGGATCGACCGGATGCCCGTCGATGCTCGCCGGTCCCTGCTCGTCGACGGAGAACGCCGTGATCGGCATCGCCGGTGCCAGCAGTACGTCGTGGCGGGAGAAGAAGTCGGCCCACGCCCGGGTGAATGCGGCCCGCTCGTGCAGCGCGTCGACGTATCGCCACCCGGTGATGTCGCGCCCGGCCGCGACGATGTCTGCGATGCCCGGCGACATCTGGTCGGCCCACTCCGCCAGCAACGGACCCTCGGAGGCGTAGCCCTCGACCAGGGCGATCGTGTTCCACAGCGGCGCCGGGTCGGCGGCGTGCGGATGGTCGGGAATCACCGTGGCGCCCGTGGCGTCGGCGACGGTGCGCACGGCGCGTTCGAACGCCGCCCGGACATCGCGCGCCACGTCGTATCCCCCGAGGTCGGCCGAGTAGGCGATCCGCAGGCCGGTGAGATCGTGCGGCAGTACGGCGGCGGTGTAGTCCGCGACCGGCACCGGCCAGGTCATGTCGTCCGCGGTCGACGAGCCGGCCATCGCCTGAAGGCACAGCGCGACGTCGCGCACCGCCCGGGCCATCGGCCCGTCGACCGAGAGACTCTTCCACCCTTTGAAGCCCGGCTCCTTCGGGACCAGACCGAAGGTCGGCTTGTGGCCGACGACGCCGCAGAACGCGGACGGGATGCGGATCGACCCGCCACCGTCGGTGCCGAGGGCGAGCGGGACCATCCCCGCAGCCACCGACACCGCCGCGCCGCCGCTGGACCCGCCCGGCGTCCGGTCGAGATTCCACGGGTTGCGGGTCAGACCGTAGATCTGGTTGTCGGTGTAGCCCCGGTAGCAGAACTCCGGATTGTTGGTCTTGCCCACGACGATCGCGCCGGCCGCCTCCAGCCGTGCGACACAGACGCAGTCCTCCGCCGGCACGAAGTCGGCGAGAGCCCGTGATCCGTTGGTGGCAGGCGCGCCGGCCAGCCAGATGTGGTCCTTCACCGAGACCGGCACCCCGAACAGCGGCGGCAGAACGGCGACGTCTCGACGTATCCGCTCGTCCGCCGCGTCGGCCTGGGCAAGCGCACGGTCCTGCAGTGTGACGGTGAAGGCGTTCAACGGCCCATCGTGAGCGGTGATCCGATCGAGCGCCTGCATGACGGCAGCGCGCACTGTCGTCCGCCCGTCTCGCACCGCCTCGGCGATGCCGGTCGCGTCGTCCAGCACCGGCGCTACGCGGCCGACTCGCCGGCCGCGGCGTCGACTCCCGCCGTCTCGAGCTCTTCGGCCTCCGCCTGCTCGACCTGCCGTTCGGCGGCCACGTCGATGCTGCGGGCCAGCACGTAGTACAGGATCCCGGCGACCGGAAGACCGATGAAGATGGAGATGTCCGCGCCGTCGAGCGACTCGGCGACCGGGCCGGTGAACAACCCGGTGCTGAAGAACGGCACCATGGCCGCGAAGCCGACGAGGTAGGCCAGCATGCCACGCCAGCCCCACCGGCCGTACATGCCGTTGGGCTTGAAGATCTCGGCGACCGCGTAGTGCCCTCGGCGTACGACGTAGTAATCGACGAGGTTCACCGCCGTCCAGGGGATGAACAGATAGAGAACGAGTAGCAGGAAGTTGTTGAAGTTGGCGAGGAAGTCCTCCGAGCTGGCGAGTGCGCCCGCCAGCGACAGCGCGGCGGTGAAACCCACCGTGGCGATCCGCATGAGGACGGTCGGCCGGACCCGCCGGACGGAGTCGATCGCGCTGATCATCGTCAGTGAACCGCCGTACATGTTCAATGCGGTGACCGAGATGAGGCCGAGCGCCGCGAAGATGAGCACGATCGCGCCGAATCCGCTGAAGAGCTTGTCACCGGCGACGTCGATGGCCTTCACCGTGTCGAACGCCGCACCGGTCTTGATCGTCGCTGCCAGCAGCGTGCCCAGGCCCATCAACCACATCGCGCCGAGCGCCGAGCCCCAATAGGTCCACAGGAACGTCTTGCGGACCGTGACGTCGGGGGGAAGGTAGCGCGAGTAGTCCGAGACGTAGATCGCCCAGCTCACCTGGTAACCGGCGACGACCCCGAACTGCGCGAGGAAGGGAGTCGCCTTGAACGCGCCGAGGTTGAAGGCACCGGCGGGTACGCCGAGCTTCGCGATCGCAATGATGGTGAAGAGACCGAAGATGAGGACGAACCCGTAGGTGAGCACCCGCTCCATCGAGTGGATCAGGTCGTAGCCCACCACGGCGACGGTCAGGGCGACGAGTGTGACCACGACGATCCAGAACTTTGTGCTGCCGTGCACGGTCGCGCTCAGGGACTGGCCGGCGAGGACGGTGTTGAACACGTTGAAGCCGGCGTATTGCAGGTAGGCGAACGCCCAGACCAGCAAGGCACCGATGTAGCCGAACTGCGGCCTCGACTGGATCATCTGCGGAAGGCCGAGCTGGGGACCCTGTGCGGAGTGGAAGGCCATGAAGAAGGTCCCGAACAGCGTGCCGAGAACGATCGCGATCAGCGACCAGATCAGGTTGCCGCCCGTCGTGATGCTCACCAGACCGACCGCCAGGGTGGCGATCTGGGCGTTGCTCATGAACCACAACGGCCCCAGATGCCACAGCTTCCCGTGCCGTTCGCGCAACGGCACGTAGTCGATCGACCGGACCTCCACACCGCGGCCCGCAGCGCGTCCGGATGACTCAGCTGCCATTGCTGCCTCCTGCGGGCTGAGGGGGTTGGGGGGCCATCACGGATAACAGTTCGTACCCCACGTGGGCGGCGGCGATACCGGTGATCTCGGCGTGGTCGTACGCCGGCGCAACCTCGACGATGTCCGCGCCGACGACCGGCAGGCCGGCCAGCCCCCGGAGCACCCCGAGCAGCTCGCGGGAGGTCATCCCGCCGGCCTCCGGCGTCCCGGTGCCAGGGGCGTGGGCGGGGTCGAGCACATCGATGTCGACGGACACATAGATCGGTGCCGCACCGATCCGCGCGTGCATCCGGTCCACGACGCCGCCGACACCCAGGTCGTCCATCTCGGTGCAGGCCACGGTCGCGAACCCCAGCCGCTCGGTGTCGTCCATGTCGCTTGCGCCGTAGAGCGGTCCGCGGATGCCGAGATGGATGGAGTGCTCGCGGTCGATCAGTCCCTCCTCCGACGCACGACGGAACGGAGTCCCATGCGTGTAGGGCTCGCCGAAGTAGGTGTCCCAGGTGTCCAGGTGGGCGTCGAAGTGCACCACCGCGACCGGGCCGTGCCGCGCCGCCATCACCCGAAGCAGCGGGAGGGCGATCGTATGGTCGCCGCCGAGAGTGAGCAGCCGGGTGGCGTCCCCGGCGACCTCGGCCGCTCCGGCCTCGATCGCAGCGATCGCCTCGGCGATCGAGAATGGATTGGCGGCGACGTCACCGGCATCGGCGACCTGGTGGCCCGCGAACGGCGCCACCCCCAACGCCGGGTTGTAGGGCCGGAGCAACCGCGAGGACTCCCGGATGTGCGCCGGACCGAACCGCGCGCCCGGGCGGTAGCTCACCCCCGCGTCGAACGGAACGCCGAGCACCGCCAGGTCGACCCGGTCCACCTGGTCGGTCCGGGGCAGTCGGGCGAACGTCGCCGGACCCGCGAAACGTGGTACGGCCACCGCGTCGGTGGGCCCTACGATCTCCGCCATGGGCGGACGGTAATACCCGGGCGGTCAGATGTCGCGGCGAGCCGGCCGCGCGTTCTCAGACCCCGAACTGCGCCGTGATTCTCCCCGACTCCGCGGCCTTCTTGAAGTTCTCGAAGTCACGGGCGTTCTGGTCGGCGTAATTCTCGGCGAAGGCGACGATGGCGCGGTCGAAGGATTGGCCCTTGCCCAGGTAGGCGGCGATCGCGATCCGGTCACCCGCGCGCGCGTGCGCGCGGGCCAGGGCCCAGCCGCACAGCCGGGCGTAGAGCCCCATCCCCTTCGGAACCATCCGGTCGATGTCGGCGGAGCCCTTCCAGTCGTAGAGCTGGCGGATGTAGAAGTCGCGCTCCACGCCGTCGATCCCGGTCGCCCGTTCCCAGCCGAGGAAGATGTCGCTCGAGGTCTGCATGAGCTGCTGGCCGGCCACCACCCGGTGCCCGCAGGTGTGATATTCGCTACGCCCGACGAACTGTTCCAGGACCGACGCCTCCGCCTCCTTCACCTGGAGGAAGAGCGGATCCTTCTCATCGCGCCCGAAGAGGAGGACGATCCAGCATCGGGTGCCGACGCTGCCGACGCCGACGACCTTGCGGGCGAAATCGCCGAACCGGAAGGACTCAAGCAGGACCCGGCGATCGCTGGGGAGGGTGCGCCGGTAGGACCGCAGCAGCGAGAGGGTTTCCTCCTGGAACGCGGCCCGCTGGAGGTCGGGCAGCAATTCGGCGATGGGAACGATCAGCGGCGGGTCGCTGATGATCCGCGGCTGGCCGTCGACCAC encodes:
- a CDS encoding sensor domain-containing diguanylate cyclase; translated protein: MSADPFAGRPATAPSSWAAPLALVVLVGAVSAGANFASDTAATVIRAISGAVVVAALVYGARKNDATPRAAWTIIATAIAVWVTGDALWGVLQADHLNAGSHWFIVPNVLYLITYPALFVAVVLLVGRKGRPGRLSNVIDCAILSLAGALILRTFLVDAHFNGTTLDNIFSAAFPLGDALLLGAVAWLLFESGLRNPSAWLFAGGMALMLTTDVIWDLEVRFSSFHGASWVNPSYPVAYALIAAAALHPAVARLSGRAQPALRYHHPARLVFLSVSLFVVSFVAWRGSRHDILIELCTVGLVIVIVIRFAVLVRSTEKAYEKADTNERRFRLLATAAPVGIYETDADFRIVFANEEAEQLAGSSVIGMTPGKLLTYAVDERDREAIRQALDDVGSGRRASAQFRVRGADGEKHWVAWYGTPSQEGSGPFAGALASTIDITALKDAEAKLARQATHDPLTGLPNRRLLFDRLGRSLARLARQPGTIAVLFLDLDNFKPVNDELGHEAGDELLEIVARRLADTTRDEDTVARFGGDEFVVILERVAGRGHAATVATKIIEAIGAPAPLQPGRAEVQASVGIALTADTDKDPDALLHDADAAMYLAKEAGGARYRFFDDTVVDDESVRARSATSRRRD
- a CDS encoding cytosine permease; translation: MAAESSGRAAGRGVEVRSIDYVPLRERHGKLWHLGPLWFMSNAQIATLAVGLVSITTGGNLIWSLIAIVLGTLFGTFFMAFHSAQGPQLGLPQMIQSRPQFGYIGALLVWAFAYLQYAGFNVFNTVLAGQSLSATVHGSTKFWIVVVTLVALTVAVVGYDLIHSMERVLTYGFVLIFGLFTIIAIAKLGVPAGAFNLGAFKATPFLAQFGVVAGYQVSWAIYVSDYSRYLPPDVTVRKTFLWTYWGSALGAMWLMGLGTLLAATIKTGAAFDTVKAIDVAGDKLFSGFGAIVLIFAALGLISVTALNMYGGSLTMISAIDSVRRVRPTVLMRIATVGFTAALSLAGALASSEDFLANFNNFLLLVLYLFIPWTAVNLVDYYVVRRGHYAVAEIFKPNGMYGRWGWRGMLAYLVGFAAMVPFFSTGLFTGPVAESLDGADISIFIGLPVAGILYYVLARSIDVAAERQVEQAEAEELETAGVDAAAGESAA
- a CDS encoding nuclear transport factor 2 family protein — translated: MEPAEMERLWDAHTAGEFAAHDVDATMATMVAEPYVMHLPTLIGAQGGRRVRAFYTETFIPEVPADFVVESVSRTVGTERIVDEMIVTMTHDRKVSWILPGVPATGRRIEVGVVGVIGFADGLIDHEHLWWDQASVLVQVGLLDPDGLPVHGAEITEKLRSLTEG
- a CDS encoding alpha/beta hydrolase; translated protein: MPKCEVNGAPLAYDDYGDGPPVVFLHAGIADRRMWAPLVDQLAGRHRVVTYDLRGYGESTAPLANFAHHDDVAGLLDQLGIDRASLVGCSFGGSVAIDAALAYPGRVAALALFGSVVSGYRLPGFGDLWDRIVGDVDEDDLDAMAAAEVRFWVVGPARRPQDVDAGLISFAEAMDRQALQAEAALEQVDVGDLDPPAAQRLGDIAVPTLVAAGGADIPQIRRLADHLGAEIPQARRLVDVPDTGHLLPLERPDLAGRALIDFLSEQNRA
- a CDS encoding DUF2252 domain-containing protein, with translation MSPAEREAFGKAARAAVPRSSHAELGLGPARPDPVDLLIGQGESRVQDLLPIRYGRMLASPFSFYRGAALVMASDLSGTPRTGIRTQICGDAHLSNFGVFASPERQLVFDINDFDETLPGPWEWDLKRLAASLAVAGRDRNFDAAERAAIVMQAAREYRESMLRFAPMSNLEVWYARQDLDDVKQLARETAGPKDKKQAKRLDKSLEKARSKDSMKAFEKLTHVVDGQPRIISDPPLIVPIAELLPDLQRAAFQEETLSLLRSYRRTLPSDRRVLLESFRFGDFARKVVGVGSVGTRCWIVLLFGRDEKDPLFLQVKEAEASVLEQFVGRSEYHTCGHRVVAGQQLMQTSSDIFLGWERATGIDGVERDFYIRQLYDWKGSADIDRMVPKGMGLYARLCGWALARAHARAGDRIAIAAYLGKGQSFDRAIVAFAENYADQNARDFENFKKAAESGRITAQFGV
- a CDS encoding amidase translates to MLDDATGIAEAVRDGRTTVRAAVMQALDRITAHDGPLNAFTVTLQDRALAQADAADERIRRDVAVLPPLFGVPVSVKDHIWLAGAPATNGSRALADFVPAEDCVCVARLEAAGAIVVGKTNNPEFCYRGYTDNQIYGLTRNPWNLDRTPGGSSGGAAVSVAAGMVPLALGTDGGGSIRIPSAFCGVVGHKPTFGLVPKEPGFKGWKSLSVDGPMARAVRDVALCLQAMAGSSTADDMTWPVPVADYTAAVLPHDLTGLRIAYSADLGGYDVARDVRAAFERAVRTVADATGATVIPDHPHAADPAPLWNTIALVEGYASEGPLLAEWADQMSPGIADIVAAGRDITGWRYVDALHERAAFTRAWADFFSRHDVLLAPAMPITAFSVDEQGPASIDGHPVDPFFDDWCTLALPANLTGQPATTVPMGPGDDGMPTGMQILCRRFDDATALAVAAAYERAVPDTVGAHAALRASPE
- a CDS encoding histidine phosphatase family protein: MPERNSGMAAPARLVLTRHGETVWHAENRYAGRTEVDLTDVGRSQAAALASWAGRERPDAVVSSPLGRAIETARPSARAAGRDLVVVDALTEVDFGVAEGATIAELRRLDPDMVDRFRRDPVAHPFPGAEEPEIAADRSAEALRRLATEYAGDMILVVAHNTLLRLALCRLLDIPIPRYRTVFPRLDNAALTEVSVPADGTGPVSLISLNVPPDRH
- the speB gene encoding agmatinase, which codes for MAEIVGPTDAVAVPRFAGPATFARLPRTDQVDRVDLAVLGVPFDAGVSYRPGARFGPAHIRESSRLLRPYNPALGVAPFAGHQVADAGDVAANPFSIAEAIAAIEAGAAEVAGDATRLLTLGGDHTIALPLLRVMAARHGPVAVVHFDAHLDTWDTYFGEPYTHGTPFRRASEEGLIDREHSIHLGIRGPLYGASDMDDTERLGFATVACTEMDDLGVGGVVDRMHARIGAAPIYVSVDIDVLDPAHAPGTGTPEAGGMTSRELLGVLRGLAGLPVVGADIVEVAPAYDHAEITGIAAAHVGYELLSVMAPQPPQPAGGSNGS